A window of the Butyricimonas virosa genome harbors these coding sequences:
- the pstS gene encoding phosphate ABC transporter substrate-binding protein PstS — MKNLLLTTVLMLAVIFSSNATNDVNGPAKKVSISGAGATFPLPFYNLAFKTYQDKTGNSITYGGIGSGGGIRSLKDKIVDFGGSDAYLSDKEMSEMPATVVHIPTCMGAVVLAYNLPGVDNLKLTGDIVADIYLGKITKWNDSRIAAINPGVNLPDKAMSPVYRSDGSGTTFVFSDYMTKVSPEWAEKIGTGKSLKWPVGMAAKGNPGVAGVISQTEGSIGYVGSEYAFAMKIQFAQMRNAAGNFITPNTESISAAAKGDMPADTRTMITNSAAPDAYPISCFTWIILYKEQAYADRNQAQAEETLKLLNWMLDAEAQALTTKVNYSPLPEKAVKNAKALLKSVTYNGQPVLK, encoded by the coding sequence ATGAAAAACTTACTTTTAACCACAGTTCTTATGTTAGCTGTTATTTTTAGCAGCAACGCAACAAATGACGTGAACGGTCCCGCTAAAAAAGTATCCATCTCTGGAGCAGGGGCAACCTTCCCTCTTCCCTTCTATAACCTTGCATTCAAAACCTATCAAGATAAAACAGGTAACTCCATCACCTACGGGGGCATAGGTAGTGGTGGCGGTATCCGTAGCCTGAAAGACAAAATCGTGGATTTTGGGGGTTCCGACGCCTATCTATCCGACAAGGAAATGAGCGAAATGCCCGCAACCGTGGTTCACATCCCGACGTGCATGGGAGCCGTGGTACTGGCGTACAACCTTCCGGGGGTTGACAATCTAAAACTAACCGGGGACATCGTTGCTGACATTTACTTGGGCAAAATCACCAAATGGAACGACAGCCGTATCGCGGCCATCAACCCCGGCGTGAACTTACCCGACAAAGCCATGAGTCCAGTTTATCGTTCAGATGGCAGTGGAACCACTTTCGTGTTCAGTGACTACATGACCAAAGTAAGTCCGGAATGGGCCGAGAAGATAGGAACCGGAAAATCATTAAAATGGCCGGTAGGTATGGCCGCTAAAGGTAACCCGGGCGTTGCCGGGGTAATCAGTCAAACTGAAGGTTCCATCGGTTACGTGGGTTCCGAATATGCTTTTGCCATGAAAATCCAATTCGCCCAGATGAGAAATGCGGCCGGAAACTTTATTACCCCAAACACTGAAAGCATCTCAGCCGCGGCGAAAGGAGATATGCCCGCCGATACCCGTACAATGATCACCAACTCGGCAGCCCCGGATGCCTATCCGATCAGTTGTTTCACATGGATCATCCTGTACAAGGAGCAAGCCTATGCCGATAGAAATCAAGCCCAAGCCGAAGAAACATTGAAACTATTGAACTGGATGCTGGACGCAGAAGCCCAAGCCTTAACCACGAAAGTAAACTACTCCCCGCTCCCGGAAAAGGCAGTAAAGAATGCAAAAGCATTACTAAAATCAGTCACTTACAACGGGCAACCCGTGTTGAAATAA